The Sulfolobus acidocaldarius DSM 639 genome has a window encoding:
- a CDS encoding S-methyl-5-thioribose-1-phosphate isomerase codes for MHFPLIPMVKLEEIKQIFKPKLLPIIWNKTKLTLLDQSRLPFEKIYVDVTKVEEVSDAIRTMKVRGAPAIGITAGYGMVLAIQDSISLEKAISDLTKAKKILDESRPTAVNLMWATSRMLNKAKDLVEQGNAKSVKELKELLEIEANKIFEEEYEAELKIGLYGIEKVNDGDTILTQCNAGGLATGTGLGTALAPAKLANALGIKVSVIAPETRPWLQGSRLTVYELMEENIPVTLIADTAVGLVMFKKMVNSVMVGADRILSDGHVFNKIGTFKEAVIAHELGIPFYALAPSSTFDMISTVDQVKIEERSPDEVRSIKGVYISPKEVKVYNPVFDVTPPKYVSAIITEYGIIYPPFDKNMRRMLGK; via the coding sequence TTGCATTTTCCTTTAATACCAATGGTAAAGTTAGAGGAGATAAAGCAAATATTCAAACCTAAATTACTTCCAATAATCTGGAATAAAACTAAGTTAACACTCCTCGATCAGTCGCGTCTGCCCTTTGAGAAGATTTACGTGGATGTAACTAAGGTAGAGGAGGTTTCAGATGCCATTAGAACTATGAAAGTCAGAGGAGCACCGGCAATAGGAATTACCGCTGGTTATGGTATGGTATTAGCTATTCAAGATAGTATCTCACTAGAAAAAGCCATAAGTGATCTGACAAAAGCTAAAAAAATATTAGACGAATCAAGACCTACTGCAGTAAACTTAATGTGGGCTACCTCTAGGATGCTTAATAAAGCTAAGGACCTAGTGGAACAGGGAAATGCAAAGAGTGTCAAAGAACTTAAAGAACTGCTAGAGATTGAAGCAAATAAAATATTTGAAGAGGAATATGAGGCTGAATTAAAGATAGGACTATACGGTATAGAAAAGGTAAATGACGGTGATACAATACTCACGCAATGTAACGCAGGTGGTTTAGCTACCGGGACTGGATTAGGCACGGCTCTAGCCCCAGCAAAATTAGCCAATGCTCTAGGGATTAAAGTATCTGTTATTGCACCTGAGACGAGACCATGGCTTCAGGGAAGTAGGCTAACTGTTTATGAACTCATGGAAGAGAATATACCTGTAACGTTAATTGCGGATACAGCTGTAGGTTTAGTTATGTTTAAGAAAATGGTAAACAGTGTTATGGTCGGTGCAGATAGGATACTGTCTGATGGGCATGTTTTCAATAAAATTGGGACATTTAAAGAGGCTGTTATAGCTCATGAACTTGGCATACCATTTTATGCTCTAGCTCCCTCTTCAACCTTTGATATGATAAGTACAGTAGATCAGGTGAAAATAGAGGAGCGTAGCCCAGATGAGGTCAGAAGCATAAAGGGAGTCTATATTAGCCCCAAAGAAGTAAAGGTTTACAACCCAGTCTTTGACGTAACACCACCTAAATATGTTTCTGCAATAATAACAGAGTATGGAATTATCTATCCTCCTTTCGATAAAAATATGCGGAGAATGCTGGGAAAATAG
- a CDS encoding protein-tyrosine phosphatase family protein, with amino-acid sequence MYWVKKHVIGGSAIPYTQDEIIGWINEGVKRVLVLPEEFEIDEAWGSLEYYISVLKSFNIEYLYSPIPDGRAPSENQFLEIYKWLRKDKGNLVHCVGGIGRTGTILASYLVLEENMSAEEAIEEVRRVRPGAVQTYEQELFVFKVEKMKDKWKIL; translated from the coding sequence ATGTATTGGGTAAAAAAGCATGTCATAGGCGGATCAGCCATTCCTTATACACAGGATGAAATAATTGGATGGATAAATGAGGGTGTGAAAAGAGTCTTAGTATTGCCGGAAGAGTTTGAGATTGATGAAGCATGGGGTAGCCTAGAGTACTATATATCAGTACTTAAGAGCTTTAATATAGAATATTTATACTCTCCTATTCCAGATGGGCGTGCACCTAGTGAAAATCAATTTCTTGAGATCTATAAATGGTTACGAAAAGATAAAGGAAACTTAGTTCATTGTGTTGGGGGCATAGGAAGAACCGGGACAATCCTAGCCAGTTATCTAGTTTTAGAGGAGAATATGAGTGCAGAAGAGGCTATTGAAGAAGTTAGAAGAGTAAGACCTGGAGCAGTTCAAACTTATGAGCAGGAACTTTTTGTATTTAAAGTAGAAAAGATGAAAGATAAATGGAAGATTTTATGA
- a CDS encoding endonuclease V, translating to MEDFMIEFLSKLQIFISKNITIKRLGIENIKNLCGVDIAYKGNIGYAVSVMFDGKDYFHKYVKGKVDFPYIPGYLFMREAPLMIKAVESFQCDLILVDGHGMAHPRKSGIASVIGVILDKPTIGVAKSKLYGDIVEEGSTNFIVVNGDKVGVKVGKYYYSIGNKVDIDDVVELSRNGYPKVLALADKLSKELKKKE from the coding sequence ATGGAAGATTTTATGATAGAATTTCTTTCTAAGCTCCAGATATTTATATCGAAAAACATAACCATAAAAAGATTAGGTATAGAAAATATAAAGAATTTATGTGGTGTTGATATAGCTTATAAGGGAAATATAGGGTATGCTGTGTCGGTGATGTTTGATGGGAAAGACTATTTTCATAAATATGTTAAAGGAAAAGTGGATTTCCCATATATACCTGGATATCTGTTTATGAGAGAAGCACCTTTGATGATTAAAGCTGTAGAGAGCTTCCAATGTGATCTAATATTGGTTGATGGTCATGGTATGGCGCATCCTAGGAAAAGTGGTATTGCAAGTGTAATAGGTGTGATATTAGACAAACCTACTATCGGAGTCGCTAAGTCAAAACTTTATGGGGACATAGTAGAGGAGGGTTCTACAAACTTTATAGTTGTTAATGGTGATAAGGTTGGAGTTAAAGTAGGTAAATACTATTATAGTATAGGAAATAAAGTAGATATAGATGATGTCGTAGAACTGTCAAGGAATGGATACCCAAAAGTTCTTGCATTAGCTGATAAATTATCAAAAGAGCTAAAGAAAAAAGAATAA
- a CDS encoding DHH family phosphoesterase, whose product MDYYAIVHNDFDGTASAAVYARAVGSLPTKVFFTEPTKIHNLLKSLELRGIKKIMIADIGINQSTLNEILTQLNRLQTEGAEIEWFDHHVWKDEWKTKLREIGVTVYHDVTTCGAGVINKNLNPDDEVSSKLAKADCAVDIWLHDDPLGEKLRRIVESNKDFKWKEYLINKFYNGVIWDEEFEKILEDQVDREINGYSKLHKHIRVLEIDGRKVVVAVRWKGPPDISYASQYLMNRYNSIVFASVNGKSISFRSNIIDIRRFAEKLGGGGHPLAAGAGLNAPFWRKLLNKIGYRKPMLDWASSVVRNVIKEVGFVEYEKNIRKSS is encoded by the coding sequence ATGGATTATTATGCTATAGTTCACAACGATTTTGACGGTACTGCTTCTGCAGCAGTTTATGCACGAGCCGTCGGATCATTACCAACTAAAGTATTCTTTACCGAACCTACGAAAATACACAATCTTTTGAAATCATTAGAGTTAAGAGGAATAAAAAAGATCATGATTGCAGACATAGGTATAAACCAATCTACCCTAAATGAAATTCTGACTCAATTAAATAGACTACAGACAGAGGGTGCAGAGATCGAGTGGTTCGATCATCATGTCTGGAAAGATGAATGGAAGACCAAACTTAGAGAAATTGGCGTTACAGTATATCATGATGTGACAACATGTGGTGCAGGAGTTATTAACAAGAATTTGAATCCAGATGACGAGGTATCATCCAAGCTTGCCAAAGCGGATTGTGCAGTTGATATCTGGCTTCACGATGATCCCTTAGGTGAAAAGCTTAGAAGAATAGTCGAATCTAACAAAGATTTTAAGTGGAAGGAATATCTAATCAACAAATTTTACAACGGAGTTATTTGGGATGAAGAATTTGAAAAAATACTTGAAGACCAGGTAGATAGAGAAATTAATGGATACTCTAAGTTACACAAACATATAAGAGTACTAGAAATAGATGGAAGAAAAGTTGTAGTGGCTGTGAGGTGGAAAGGTCCACCAGATATTAGTTATGCCTCACAATATCTCATGAATAGATACAACTCAATAGTCTTCGCCTCAGTTAATGGTAAATCAATATCGTTTAGGAGTAACATTATAGATATAAGAAGATTCGCTGAGAAGTTAGGTGGGGGAGGTCATCCACTGGCTGCTGGTGCAGGATTAAATGCGCCTTTTTGGAGAAAATTGTTGAACAAGATCGGATATAGAAAACCCATGTTAGACTGGGCTTCTAGCGTAGTAAGGAATGTGATAAAGGAAGTGGGGTTTGTTGAGTATGAAAAAAACATCAGAAAGAGCAGCTAA
- a CDS encoding SagB/ThcOx family dehydrogenase, producing MNLNPFERFYLDTQIFNFTLLPNSLPKKYGNVKKIPLPTPIEINVSFQEVMKRRHSSRAFRRERINLNKISSLLWYSVGVKEIENGIQFRMFPSAGNLAETEVYLISLYTDLEKGVYHYDPVEGSLDVLSNDLDEELMLQAIKNSLPDITFVPLIILLTSLYWKPMVKYGNRGARFSLIDTGIVIENFYLVATALGLGISAIGGFNDDFFNKLIGVGMEKGEVVIGMLVVGEE from the coding sequence GTGAATTTGAATCCTTTTGAGAGGTTTTATCTAGATACTCAAATATTCAATTTTACTTTACTCCCTAACTCGTTACCGAAGAAATACGGCAACGTCAAAAAGATACCTCTTCCAACTCCCATAGAAATCAATGTTAGTTTCCAAGAGGTAATGAAGAGAAGACACTCTAGTAGGGCATTTAGGAGGGAGAGGATAAACCTCAACAAGATATCCAGCTTACTATGGTATTCTGTAGGGGTGAAAGAAATAGAAAACGGAATTCAGTTTAGAATGTTCCCATCTGCTGGCAATCTGGCAGAAACTGAGGTGTACTTGATCTCGCTCTACACAGACTTAGAGAAAGGTGTATATCACTATGACCCTGTGGAAGGATCCCTAGACGTCCTCAGCAATGACTTGGATGAAGAGCTAATGCTACAAGCTATAAAGAACTCACTGCCTGACATAACCTTTGTTCCGCTAATAATACTCCTTACTAGCTTATACTGGAAGCCGATGGTTAAATATGGAAATAGAGGAGCCAGATTTTCCCTGATTGACACCGGAATAGTGATAGAAAACTTTTACCTAGTAGCTACTGCACTAGGTTTGGGAATATCTGCGATTGGAGGTTTTAATGACGATTTCTTTAATAAACTGATAGGAGTAGGAATGGAAAAAGGAGAGGTAGTTATAGGAATGTTGGTAGTGGGAGAGGAATGA
- the nadC gene encoding carboxylating nicotinate-nucleotide diphosphorylase yields the protein MIEKLVINRLLQLLEEDLYPEDITSRVIRGVKVKGIIFSKENKSILAGNKFIIPFLEYLGLKVDYYRKDGELFSKGENILIFQGDAEAVLGVERLVLNMLSRLSAIATETRKMVNIAREINPKVIIAGTRKTTPGLRIFEKYAIEIGGGDPHRYSLYDMVLIKDNHISIIGNVKDAIKQAKEITSFSKKIEVEVSNINDAIEAYKAGADIIMLDNFSPQEVKEVVKMLKGKVLLEASGRITPENVKEYAETGVDIISSGYLTHSVRSLDLSMDVEKLT from the coding sequence ATGATTGAAAAATTAGTCATAAATAGGCTTTTGCAGTTACTTGAGGAAGATCTTTATCCTGAGGATATTACAAGTAGAGTAATTAGAGGTGTGAAAGTAAAAGGAATAATATTTTCGAAGGAGAATAAAAGCATCTTGGCAGGCAACAAGTTTATAATACCATTTCTAGAGTATTTAGGTTTAAAGGTAGATTATTATAGAAAAGATGGAGAATTATTTAGTAAAGGGGAGAACATATTGATTTTCCAAGGAGATGCTGAAGCCGTATTAGGAGTAGAGAGACTAGTTTTAAACATGTTGAGTAGGCTCTCAGCAATAGCTACAGAGACCAGAAAGATGGTAAATATAGCCAGGGAGATAAATCCTAAAGTGATAATTGCTGGGACAAGAAAAACTACGCCTGGTCTAAGAATTTTTGAGAAATATGCCATAGAGATAGGTGGCGGGGATCCTCATAGGTATTCATTATATGATATGGTACTAATAAAAGACAATCACATTTCTATTATAGGAAACGTCAAGGATGCTATAAAGCAAGCCAAAGAGATCACAAGTTTCTCAAAGAAAATAGAGGTTGAAGTCTCTAATATTAATGATGCAATTGAGGCATACAAAGCTGGTGCAGACATAATTATGTTAGATAACTTTAGTCCTCAGGAAGTAAAGGAGGTGGTTAAAATGTTAAAGGGCAAAGTACTATTGGAAGCTTCCGGTAGGATAACCCCTGAAAATGTAAAGGAATATGCAGAAACTGGTGTTGATATAATTTCCAGTGGGTATTTAACTCATAGCGTGAGATCCTTAGATTTATCCATGGATGTAGAGAAATTAACTTAA
- a CDS encoding cysteine hydrolase family protein, with protein sequence MKIDVPDIPEEKVIELDPKTTALVIVDMQNDFVRREGKLYVPNAESTINPIRSLIHKARDSGSLIIYTQDWHMKDDPEFKIWGEHALAGSWGAEIIEELTPDKEDFIVRKYRYDAFFESPLDYILRVKGIKNVVITGTVANICVLHTAGSAALRWYNVTLVKDGISAITDFDYYSTLRQVNFLYKGRIGNSDSIKFITNL encoded by the coding sequence ATGAAAATAGATGTGCCAGATATCCCTGAGGAAAAGGTTATAGAGTTAGACCCAAAAACCACTGCTTTGGTAATCGTTGATATGCAAAATGATTTTGTAAGAAGAGAAGGTAAATTATATGTACCAAATGCTGAGTCTACAATCAATCCAATAAGGAGCTTAATTCATAAGGCTAGGGATTCAGGCTCTTTGATAATATACACGCAGGATTGGCACATGAAAGATGATCCAGAGTTTAAAATCTGGGGGGAACATGCATTAGCTGGATCATGGGGAGCTGAGATAATTGAGGAATTAACACCGGATAAAGAAGACTTTATAGTGAGAAAATATAGATATGATGCATTTTTTGAAAGTCCTTTAGATTATATATTAAGGGTTAAGGGAATAAAGAACGTTGTGATAACTGGTACAGTAGCTAATATATGCGTGCTTCATACTGCAGGTAGTGCTGCACTTAGATGGTATAATGTGACGTTGGTTAAGGATGGAATATCTGCAATTACAGATTTTGATTACTATTCTACTCTTAGACAAGTCAATTTCTTATATAAAGGCAGGATAGGAAATTCTGATTCAATTAAATTTATTACTAATTTATGA
- a CDS encoding radical SAM protein produces MNFTNARIVITGQVVLIRPYIDYVEEIIERAFDIGFEFVGTHQLLRVGHIYFNYELLLISDEKEIDKVLKIKHKLNSSYEESILFDFDVEIMKGLRPLPNTWGQSLIVALSGDVFGQEEASCFSELSLVNIKRITRKEIWEKNDLLRRIKEFKYPEKCSHSELKTLCRGGSRFIMYLLTRDLMEDIPGCHRSNRNDQKR; encoded by the coding sequence TTGAATTTTACAAACGCCAGAATAGTTATAACTGGTCAGGTTGTACTCATAAGGCCATATATAGACTATGTAGAGGAAATCATAGAAAGGGCATTTGACATAGGATTCGAGTTTGTGGGAACTCACCAACTACTTAGAGTGGGTCATATATATTTTAACTACGAACTTCTCCTTATTTCAGACGAAAAAGAGATAGACAAAGTACTAAAAATAAAACATAAATTAAATAGCAGTTATGAAGAAAGCATTTTATTTGATTTTGATGTTGAAATCATGAAAGGACTCAGACCTCTACCTAATACCTGGGGGCAAAGTTTAATAGTAGCACTTAGTGGAGATGTATTTGGGCAAGAAGAGGCTTCGTGCTTTTCAGAGCTAAGTCTAGTCAATATAAAAAGAATAACACGAAAGGAAATTTGGGAGAAAAATGATTTATTAAGAAGAATTAAAGAGTTTAAATATCCTGAAAAATGCTCCCATAGTGAGTTAAAAACATTATGTAGGGGAGGGTCAAGGTTCATTATGTATTTACTAACTAGAGATTTGATGGAAGATATACCAGGATGCCATAGGTCGAATAGAAATGATCAAAAAAGATAA
- a CDS encoding MFS transporter, whose amino-acid sequence MLADKYSIRLILFFFTIVASSLNFSLYFGITYSLRDFSLACIILNLGLIPTFISVASRVIIAESKRPAQTYGLFLSVASIPSIIGPFLGSFLVSNGLSFLISSFVNVISAVLRLKIVEVKGTINTERRIVSALRQLKQTRLVILSISLGLFSLVASPDSYILIIYSVEHFGFDKTTLGIFYSVQTLLYTVVPPLIGRIASRKILISAYTLEGVSFYLLTVTKTTIVGFLMMALLVFSAIAWEVLFFGEVAKIGGRGVKFGILSGISSSSTAITLAFSGYLYQISSTLLFYLYVLFIILSLLAFIIALYKGS is encoded by the coding sequence ATCTTAGCTGATAAATATTCTATTCGATTAATTCTTTTCTTCTTTACTATCGTAGCTTCCTCGCTAAACTTTAGCCTGTACTTTGGAATAACATATAGCCTAAGAGATTTTTCGCTAGCTTGTATAATCCTGAATTTGGGTTTAATTCCTACCTTTATTTCGGTAGCATCTAGAGTAATAATTGCTGAGTCTAAAAGGCCAGCCCAAACATATGGATTATTCTTATCTGTAGCCTCAATACCAAGTATTATAGGGCCATTTTTAGGCTCCTTTTTGGTTAGTAATGGCTTATCCTTTCTTATCTCCTCTTTCGTTAATGTAATTAGTGCGGTATTGAGATTGAAAATCGTTGAAGTGAAAGGAACCATTAATACTGAACGCAGAATAGTTTCGGCACTTAGGCAACTTAAACAAACAAGGTTAGTAATTTTATCCATCTCCTTGGGTCTGTTTTCTCTTGTAGCGTCACCTGATAGTTACATACTGATAATCTACAGCGTTGAACACTTTGGTTTCGATAAAACGACCTTAGGAATTTTCTATTCGGTTCAAACCTTATTATACACAGTTGTTCCTCCATTAATAGGGAGAATTGCTTCACGAAAAATCTTGATATCAGCGTACACCCTTGAGGGGGTCTCTTTCTACTTACTCACGGTCACGAAGACGACAATTGTCGGCTTTTTAATGATGGCTCTATTAGTATTTTCAGCAATAGCATGGGAGGTACTGTTTTTTGGGGAAGTGGCTAAAATTGGAGGAAGGGGAGTAAAATTTGGGATTCTTTCTGGAATATCAAGTTCATCTACAGCTATTACCTTGGCATTTTCAGGTTACTTATACCAGATTAGTTCGACCTTGTTATTTTATTTGTACGTTTTGTTTATCATCTTGTCATTGCTAGCGTTCATAATTGCGTTATACAAAGGCTCCTAA
- a CDS encoding YcaO-like family protein — MRLEEFINEFIGPVFGYVAEKYDNVIITRLLNYVNYNILESHIGQGWIRSSIEVLTPPQVLPLLKYLSNVVPAGGKGFTEEESLEGAIGEFLERFYGAFTLFDDESIIFGRIGDLMTKYEIFPITYKFFSTEQLQKLLIFRDYNENVMLSLTRAKYYKGSDVYIPVQITYLLNLIRPGEDLIAYSTTGGLAFHKDFESAFIHGLLEYLERDTINISWISRIPPKRIRLPERIRRKLKVLEDRNITCLSFPGEFKGLFVVGCLGFINDLYVAGAGADITLEEAIRKAVFEVYQSISSFSKITDEEIKMARNLKPDYLTDFGLVPLYYSFVKTNFLVEYLRSLQSITYEELEREENLSYKSLIDIILGKNYYIIYKDFDIEKYLGEGKLVRVIVPDLTPAHIPNLPFLGHKRYYTIRKEFNLSNVELFVEEPVPFP, encoded by the coding sequence GTGCGCCTCGAAGAATTTATAAACGAGTTCATAGGCCCTGTTTTCGGTTACGTAGCTGAGAAGTATGATAACGTTATTATCACTAGATTGCTTAATTACGTAAATTATAATATATTAGAATCTCATATAGGACAGGGTTGGATCAGGAGCAGTATAGAAGTGCTGACTCCTCCTCAAGTTTTACCTCTATTAAAATACCTAAGTAATGTTGTACCAGCCGGAGGTAAGGGGTTCACAGAAGAAGAGAGTTTAGAAGGAGCAATAGGCGAATTCTTGGAAAGATTTTATGGGGCTTTTACATTGTTCGACGACGAAAGCATAATATTTGGTAGAATAGGAGATCTCATGACTAAGTATGAAATCTTTCCAATAACTTACAAGTTCTTCTCGACAGAACAACTACAGAAGCTTTTGATATTTAGAGATTATAACGAGAACGTTATGCTCAGTCTTACAAGAGCCAAATACTATAAAGGGTCTGACGTATATATACCCGTCCAAATAACTTATTTACTTAACTTGATAAGGCCTGGTGAAGATCTTATAGCTTACTCTACGACTGGGGGTCTAGCATTTCATAAGGATTTCGAGAGCGCTTTTATCCACGGTCTACTTGAGTATCTTGAGAGGGATACAATAAACATTTCTTGGATATCTAGAATCCCTCCAAAGAGGATAAGATTGCCCGAGAGGATAAGGCGAAAGTTAAAGGTGCTAGAAGATAGGAACATAACTTGCCTTTCTTTTCCGGGCGAGTTCAAAGGTTTATTCGTGGTCGGCTGCCTAGGTTTCATTAACGACCTTTACGTAGCCGGCGCAGGGGCTGACATAACGCTAGAGGAGGCTATAAGAAAGGCAGTATTTGAGGTATACCAGTCTATATCATCATTTAGCAAGATAACAGATGAGGAGATTAAGATGGCGAGAAACCTTAAACCAGACTACTTAACTGATTTTGGTCTAGTTCCTCTTTATTACAGCTTTGTCAAGACAAACTTCTTAGTAGAGTACCTAAGAAGCCTACAGTCCATTACTTATGAGGAACTAGAGAGAGAAGAAAATCTTTCCTATAAAAGTCTAATTGATATTATTCTAGGAAAAAACTACTATATAATTTATAAGGATTTTGATATCGAGAAGTACTTAGGGGAGGGTAAGCTAGTTAGAGTCATAGTACCCGACCTCACTCCAGCACATATCCCTAATCTGCCCTTCTTAGGTCACAAAAGATATTATACAATCAGGAAAGAGTTCAACCTAAGCAATGTAGAACTCTTTGTGGAAGAGCCTGTACCATTTCCGTAG
- a CDS encoding transcriptional regulator: MELDKLVDLIKSNKALNVSVRLGILLGLYYVKSAWFKDLIESTRLNKAELYQHLKAMHKSGYLKISYMPTPSGKRMRVVITEEGEKVAREILKLLGKSQ; this comes from the coding sequence ATGGAGCTCGATAAGTTGGTAGATCTTATAAAGTCCAACAAGGCTCTTAACGTCTCTGTCAGGCTAGGCATTCTACTTGGATTGTATTACGTTAAGTCTGCGTGGTTTAAGGATTTAATAGAATCAACTAGACTTAACAAGGCTGAGCTATATCAACATTTGAAGGCTATGCATAAATCTGGCTACTTGAAAATTAGCTACATGCCTACACCTAGTGGAAAAAGAATGAGAGTAGTAATTACGGAGGAGGGAGAAAAAGTAGCTAGAGAAATATTGAAACTACTAGGAAAATCTCAGTAA
- a CDS encoding GMP synthase subunit A, whose amino-acid sequence MKVAVIYFGGQYNHLIVKDLKYLGLEAVAITPDKSVEELKEFDSVVFGGGPYSVINELDKMGFAPDYVKSLNVPKLGICLGHQLIAKVLGGEVRKANKPEYGLTTVNIVDEDTILRGLKPSIKAWESHNDEVVRPPSGFRILASSENAKVQAMVNNDNSIFGVQFHPEVKHTEKGIEVFKNFIKICRK is encoded by the coding sequence GTGAAAGTTGCTGTAATATATTTTGGTGGTCAATACAACCATTTAATAGTAAAAGACCTGAAATATCTTGGATTAGAAGCAGTAGCAATAACTCCTGATAAATCAGTTGAAGAATTGAAGGAATTTGATTCTGTTGTATTTGGAGGAGGTCCCTATTCAGTTATTAATGAGTTAGATAAGATGGGATTTGCACCAGATTATGTCAAAAGTCTGAATGTGCCGAAGTTGGGAATATGTCTAGGTCATCAACTAATAGCAAAGGTCCTAGGTGGCGAAGTTAGGAAAGCCAATAAACCAGAGTATGGTCTAACTACAGTTAATATAGTGGATGAAGATACGATACTTAGAGGATTAAAACCTAGTATAAAAGCATGGGAAAGTCATAATGATGAAGTTGTGAGACCTCCATCAGGTTTCAGAATTCTGGCTAGTAGTGAGAACGCCAAAGTTCAAGCAATGGTAAATAATGACAACTCAATTTTTGGAGTACAGTTTCACCCTGAAGTAAAACACACAGAAAAAGGAATTGAAGTATTTAAAAACTTCATTAAGATATGTAGGAAATAA
- a CDS encoding KaiC domain-containing protein: MIRLSTGIYEFDKLIEGGIPQGFFVALTGEPGTGKTIFSLHFVAQGLKEGNPCVYVTTEESRDSIVKQAKQFGWDFEEHLDKKLIIIDALMKEKDDEWSLTELTAEELINKVILAKQKLGHGYARLVIDSVSALFLDKPALARKISYYLKRVLNKWKFTIYATSQYAITTSQAFGFGVEHVADGIIRFRRSVKDGMLRRYILIEKMRQTNHDKYIWEIDIREGKGIVLIGKLDLRREDTSLPKKVMDKIKEAESRKDMELS, from the coding sequence GTGATAAGATTATCAACAGGTATATATGAGTTCGACAAGCTTATTGAAGGAGGAATACCTCAAGGTTTTTTTGTAGCTCTGACTGGTGAGCCTGGAACTGGTAAGACAATATTTTCTCTTCATTTCGTTGCTCAAGGGTTAAAGGAAGGAAATCCCTGTGTTTATGTGACAACAGAGGAAAGTAGAGATTCTATAGTAAAGCAGGCTAAGCAATTCGGCTGGGACTTTGAAGAACACTTGGATAAAAAGCTGATAATAATTGATGCATTAATGAAGGAAAAAGATGATGAATGGTCGCTTACAGAATTAACAGCTGAAGAACTCATAAATAAAGTGATTTTGGCTAAGCAAAAATTAGGTCATGGTTATGCGAGGCTTGTAATAGATTCAGTTAGTGCACTATTCTTGGATAAACCAGCTCTTGCTAGAAAGATTAGTTATTATTTAAAAAGGGTGCTAAACAAGTGGAAGTTTACTATCTATGCCACGTCACAATACGCCATAACAACCTCTCAAGCCTTTGGATTTGGTGTCGAACATGTTGCCGATGGTATAATTAGGTTTCGTAGAAGTGTAAAGGATGGAATGCTACGTAGATATATCCTTATCGAGAAAATGAGACAGACTAATCATGATAAGTATATATGGGAAATAGATATTAGGGAAGGGAAAGGAATAGTTCTAATCGGAAAACTAGACCTGAGGCGGGAAGACACATCTTTACCCAAAAAAGTAATGGATAAAATTAAGGAAGCTGAATCAAGGAAAGATATGGAATTAAGTTAA
- a CDS encoding ATP-binding cassette domain-containing protein — protein MSITIKDLVVSLKGTRILKGINLVVENTVALLYGTNGSGKTTLIRAISGLIPYSGSIKINGKEVRSAKNLLEYSTNLPEVYFIGNTVLDTAKIVAELKGGDLREFLELVERFGLESKKVINKPFYKLSTGERSLVTLSLALFAKPRVCTLDEPLENVDPQKREKVIRVIRERVKEGIIVTHDKDLVKVFSGTPVYTMIEGELFEGIKV, from the coding sequence GTGAGTATCACGATAAAGGATTTAGTAGTGTCGCTTAAGGGAACTCGAATACTGAAAGGGATAAATCTTGTAGTAGAAAATACTGTAGCCCTCTTGTATGGGACTAACGGTTCTGGGAAGACTACGTTAATTAGAGCTATATCTGGTCTTATCCCTTATAGCGGATCAATAAAGATAAACGGCAAAGAGGTCAGGAGTGCGAAGAATCTTTTAGAGTACTCCACAAATTTACCAGAAGTTTATTTCATAGGAAACACTGTCCTTGATACTGCGAAGATAGTAGCAGAACTAAAGGGCGGTGACTTGAGAGAATTTCTCGAGTTAGTGGAAAGATTCGGCCTGGAAAGTAAGAAAGTTATCAATAAGCCTTTTTACAAGCTATCAACAGGGGAGAGGTCTTTGGTAACATTATCCCTTGCCCTCTTCGCTAAGCCAAGAGTCTGCACACTCGACGAACCGCTAGAAAATGTAGATCCACAAAAGCGGGAAAAGGTAATCAGAGTCATCAGGGAGAGAGTAAAGGAGGGAATAATAGTGACGCATGATAAAGACTTAGTCAAAGTGTTTAGTGGGACACCAGTATATACAATGATAGAGGGAGAGTTGTTTGAGGGTATTAAAGTCTAA